ACGGCGCAGCAGGCAGAATCAGGAATTATTCGGCAACTGATAGCGACAGACCCACAGCAGGTTATAATCAATCAAGTACTTACAGACGAAGCTGTGAAAACTTCAGTCGATCAGAAAAAACAGGCTTTAGAAGAGAGAGTTAAAGAGAAACTTGCTCCAGAAGATCAGAGCAAAGGAGCAAAAGTAATGAAAATTAAAAATAGACTTGAGAGGATGAAGGATCTGACAGAAGAATCTATTAATACAGAGGAGCCTGCCCCTGAGGATCCAACCAGAAAGCATATCTAAATGATCGAGTAAGCCCAAGAATCTTACCCTTTAGCTTCTCACAGATCCGTACGTGAATATCTCGATTCATACGATTCTTATTGTATGGTCCTTATGGCAAGAATAAGAGTGATAAATAGTTCAAAATTGTATCATTTATCAATTATCAAGATGATGATTTATGAGGATTTTTTTAGCATATTCCTGTCTTTAATTACTAAACAGTACTATATTCATAGTTAAACTATTTCTATGTAAAGGAGTACTAACAATGACTTCCAATCAACATGCAACATGGGTTCTCATTACAGATTCTAATGACTGTCGTATATATCAATACATTAAAAAACCTCATCAACTCACCTTAATTAAAGAAATAAAACATCCTGAAAATAAGCTTAGAGATACTGATTTAACCTCTGATAAACCTGGTCATTATGGTACCAGTAGCTCCGCTCGTGGAGCATTCTCTCAACAGACAGATCCAAAAGAAATAAAAATTGAAGATTTTTCCAGAAGTATTGCCAAAGAACTTGATAGTGACAGAAATACTAACGCTTATGAAAAACTCATTGTGATAGCACCACCTCATATGAATGGTCTATTATTTCAACATATTAATAAACACGTGAAAGAGCTAATTACTCATAATATAGAAAAAGATCTACTTCATTTAAAGGAACATGAATTATTAGAGTTTTTGCATACCCATCTATGATACCTAAATAGGCGGAACCTTAATTTTTGTCATTGAGACAATAACTGATTAAAAAATAGCAACTCCTATACTAAAAAATGAGATAGCTCGTCTAGCAAAAATATGGTTTGTTAGTTACTTGAAAACGCTTTGGATCTAGTGATTAATATTAACCTGCTATCTAAGTGGATTAAGGAGAATTTACATGGATATCAATGCACAGCAAAAACTACTTGCTG
This Legionella fallonii LLAP-10 DNA region includes the following protein-coding sequences:
- a CDS encoding host attachment protein translates to MTSNQHATWVLITDSNDCRIYQYIKKPHQLTLIKEIKHPENKLRDTDLTSDKPGHYGTSSSARGAFSQQTDPKEIKIEDFSRSIAKELDSDRNTNAYEKLIVIAPPHMNGLLFQHINKHVKELITHNIEKDLLHLKEHELLEFLHTHL